A single window of Selenomonas sputigena DNA harbors:
- a CDS encoding Lrp/AsnC family transcriptional regulator, with translation MRELLELLEHDARRPIGEIAAVLKKSEYEVEKDIRGLEQDKIILSYNTLINWQKFGDDTVTAIIEVNLTPEREVGFDAIAERIYRFEEVRTVYLMSGSFDLLVIIEGKSLQDVANFVATRLSTIDGVTQTRSHFMLKAYKKDGTIIDDKEKDRRLVVSP, from the coding sequence ATGCGCGAACTCTTGGAACTCTTGGAGCACGACGCCCGCCGTCCCATCGGCGAAATCGCTGCCGTGCTCAAGAAAAGCGAGTACGAGGTGGAAAAGGACATCCGGGGACTGGAGCAGGACAAGATCATCCTCAGCTACAACACCTTGATCAACTGGCAGAAATTTGGCGACGACACGGTCACGGCGATCATCGAGGTCAACCTCACGCCCGAGCGCGAAGTCGGCTTCGACGCCATCGCCGAGCGCATCTATCGCTTTGAAGAGGTGCGCACCGTCTACCTCATGAGCGGCAGCTTCGATCTCCTCGTCATCATCGAGGGAAAATCGCTGCAGGACGTCGCCAACTTCGTCGCGACGCGCCTCTCGACGATCGATGGCGTCACACAGACGCGCAGTCACTTCATGCTCAAGGCGTACAAGAAGGACGGCACGATCATCGACGACAAGGAGAAGGATCGCCGACTGGTGGTGTCGCCATGA